In Rothia mucilaginosa, one genomic interval encodes:
- the ribD gene encoding bifunctional diaminohydroxyphosphoribosylaminopyrimidine deaminase/5-amino-6-(5-phosphoribosylamino)uracil reductase RibD gives MTSHNRQHEAQGPAGTLPEPIAAVHERPIPKDTGYLPATTPSTVPLPHNDLDYSAAEYGHLAGLPAARTLQLPDPEQTLSHADAMTLALQAARQGIRGANPLVGAVITDRHGHLLHVGYHRGAGTPHAEADALAAARAAGTDLTGARMYVSLEPCNHTGRTGPCSHAVAEAGISELYYAYSDDTENAAGGAAYLRSQGVTVHAMEEFANASYLLNERWFIAAAERRPFITAKSASTLDGFIAAADGTSKWITGPAARIDGHLIRHRADAVMIGTRTTLMDDPTLDARDANGERFEKQPLRVVMGKTEITENYRIRGLNPPEGVEADPQNFLQVFTHDPRELLDELYARGVRHLMIEGGPGMVGLFAGEDLIDEMVWYRAPMIMGQGKSAVYRLLVDTLAQAPRLQLDDLGMFPAVRVLGNDTATHLVPAPRGTAEEPGERRTLPKLDACHAPEPRLD, from the coding sequence ATGACCTCACATAACCGCCAGCACGAGGCCCAGGGCCCGGCGGGTACCCTGCCTGAGCCCATCGCCGCCGTGCACGAGCGACCCATTCCCAAAGACACGGGCTACCTGCCCGCGACCACGCCCTCGACTGTGCCGCTTCCGCACAACGACCTGGATTACTCCGCTGCGGAGTATGGGCACCTCGCCGGGCTGCCCGCCGCACGCACCCTCCAGCTGCCCGACCCCGAGCAGACGCTCAGCCACGCAGACGCCATGACCCTGGCGCTGCAGGCGGCACGCCAGGGCATCCGCGGCGCGAACCCCCTCGTTGGCGCCGTTATTACCGACAGACACGGGCACCTGCTGCACGTGGGCTACCACCGAGGCGCAGGCACCCCGCACGCCGAAGCCGACGCCCTCGCCGCCGCCCGTGCCGCAGGAACCGACCTCACCGGCGCCCGCATGTACGTGAGCCTCGAGCCTTGCAACCACACCGGACGCACCGGCCCCTGCTCCCACGCCGTCGCCGAGGCGGGCATCAGCGAACTCTACTACGCCTACAGCGACGACACTGAAAACGCAGCCGGAGGCGCCGCCTACCTGCGCTCGCAGGGCGTCACCGTGCACGCCATGGAGGAGTTCGCGAACGCTTCCTACCTGCTGAATGAGCGCTGGTTCATTGCCGCCGCCGAACGCCGCCCCTTCATCACCGCTAAGAGTGCCTCCACCCTGGACGGGTTCATTGCGGCAGCTGACGGCACGAGCAAATGGATTACCGGTCCTGCCGCCCGCATTGACGGGCACCTGATTCGCCACCGCGCCGATGCCGTCATGATTGGCACCCGTACCACCCTCATGGATGATCCGACCCTGGATGCGCGCGATGCCAACGGGGAGCGCTTCGAGAAGCAGCCGCTGCGTGTGGTCATGGGCAAGACCGAGATTACCGAGAACTACCGGATTCGCGGCCTCAACCCGCCCGAAGGCGTGGAGGCGGACCCGCAGAACTTCCTGCAGGTCTTCACCCACGACCCGCGCGAACTGCTCGATGAGCTGTACGCCCGCGGGGTGCGGCACCTCATGATTGAGGGCGGCCCCGGCATGGTCGGCCTCTTCGCCGGTGAAGACCTCATCGACGAGATGGTCTGGTACCGCGCCCCCATGATTATGGGGCAGGGCAAGAGCGCCGTCTACCGCCTGCTCGTGGACACCCTCGCGCAGGCACCGCGCCTGCAACTGGACGACCTGGGCATGTTCCCGGCGGTGCGCGTGCTCGGCAATGACACCGCAACGCACCTGGTGCCGGCGCCTCGCGGAACAGCGGAGGAGCCTGGTGAGCGGCGTACCCTGCCGAAGCTGGACGCCTGCCACGCGCCGGAACCGCGGCTGGATTAG
- the pnuC gene encoding nicotinamide riboside transporter PnuC produces MDILRWLFDAQIHVGDQSLLVREVLGNAFGLASALGGMRRKVWAWPVGILGNLLLLTVFLGALVGSPHPVTMLGQAGRQIMFIAVSIWGWHRWRATRAAGGDASAGAAVIPKWATNTERAGLVVAMVAGTLLLTPIFRALGSYEPVWSDAWIFTGSLLATYGMARGWVEFWLIWVAVDLVGVPLLWSAGYYATSLMYVFYGCFTLVGFFVWWRTRNLEAQKTRVQTQFPDVTVDVADLSSAASVAECETVTKSAPKNEAA; encoded by the coding sequence ATGGACATCTTGCGGTGGCTCTTCGACGCACAAATTCACGTGGGGGACCAGTCCCTCCTCGTGCGCGAAGTTCTCGGAAACGCATTCGGCCTGGCATCGGCGCTCGGCGGTATGCGACGCAAAGTATGGGCGTGGCCCGTCGGCATTCTCGGCAACCTGCTGCTCCTCACCGTCTTCCTGGGCGCCCTCGTCGGCAGCCCGCACCCCGTGACCATGCTCGGCCAGGCAGGCCGCCAGATCATGTTTATTGCCGTGTCCATCTGGGGCTGGCATCGTTGGCGCGCAACCCGCGCCGCCGGTGGTGATGCCTCCGCAGGTGCCGCAGTGATTCCCAAGTGGGCCACCAACACCGAACGCGCAGGCCTGGTTGTCGCCATGGTTGCAGGCACCCTGCTGCTCACCCCCATCTTCCGCGCCCTCGGCTCCTACGAACCGGTCTGGTCCGACGCCTGGATCTTCACCGGCTCGCTGCTCGCCACCTACGGCATGGCGCGCGGTTGGGTTGAATTCTGGCTCATCTGGGTGGCCGTCGACCTGGTCGGCGTGCCGCTACTGTGGAGCGCAGGCTACTACGCGACCTCCCTCATGTACGTGTTCTATGGGTGCTTCACCTTGGTCGGCTTCTTCGTCTGGTGGCGCACCCGCAACCTGGAGGCGCAGAAGACTCGGGTGCAGACCCAGTTCCCCGACGTGACCGTGGACGTGGCTGATCTATCCTCCGCCGCTTCCGTTGCAGAGTGCGAAACCGTCACCAAGAGCGCGCCCAAGAACGAAGCCGCGTAG